A stretch of DNA from Verrucomicrobiota bacterium:
GTGATTTTCCCCTCAATTGCCTCTGCGTTTGGCATATTTCTCATGCGTCAAGCCTTTCAGAATGTCCCCAAAGAACTAGAAGAAGCTTCCCGCATTGACGGATGTTCTGAATTGGGCATTTGGTGGCACATCATGATTCCGTCGGTGCGTCCGGCGCTGGTTACCCTGGCCATCTTTGTTTTTATCGGTTCCTGGAGTGACTTTCTCTGGCCCCTGCTGGTGCTCAATCGGCCTGAGTATTACACCTTGCCTCTAGGTGTGGCCCGTTTAGCAGGCAGCTTTTCCTTGGACTGGCGCTTAATTGCAGCAGGCTCTGTCATTGCCACTGCACCCATCCTGCTTTTCTTCGTCATCATGCAGCGCTACATCGTCCCCAGCGAAATTAGCAGTGGTGTAAAAGGCTGATGGCTCTTGGGTTTTGTTATCTATGACAGCCCGTCTTTTGACAGGCCTTAACCTAGCAAATTACTATTTTCAAGCTGTATTTTAGTGATGCATCGACCCGTGATAGATAGCCCTACCACCACAAAAAACATCAGTTCTCCCAAAAAGGAAAAGTTCTTTTCAGTGGGTATTGGTGCTCATGGAGTTGTTGCAGTTGGCATCTCGGCCCATGGAGTCGTTGCAATTGGTGTGATTGCCCATGGCATTGTTTCCATTGGTGTGATTGCCATGG
This window harbors:
- a CDS encoding carbohydrate ABC transporter permease; translation: VIFPSIASAFGIFLMRQAFQNVPKELEEASRIDGCSELGIWWHIMIPSVRPALVTLAIFVFIGSWSDFLWPLLVLNRPEYYTLPLGVARLAGSFSLDWRLIAAGSVIATAPILLFFVIMQRYIVPSEISSGVKG
- a CDS encoding copper resistance protein — translated: MHRPVIDSPTTTKNISSPKKEKFFSVGIGAHGVVAVGISAHGVVAIGVIAHGIVSIGVIAMGVLSTGLVSMGLLTSGLVAMGIKAAGPASMELMMDHSGMNHGDAIPDHENMPKAE